In Mytilus edulis chromosome 3, xbMytEdul2.2, whole genome shotgun sequence, the genomic window AGTTATTTTTACAGAGGATAATGCTATACCACCGGGATGCTGTTGGCTACGAGCCTACCAAAAAGTTGCTTTTGTGGAAAAATATGTGCCGTCAGATTCAACTTCTTTTCCTTTTGTAAGGGTAAATGGACTGACTAAACAAGTTACAGATGCTGAATGGAATCTTGTAGATATCAAAGGATACAAATGCTTGTCTTGCCGAAATATTAATGAACAGAGGGCGAAGAGTGGTTTAACATCCTTCCCTTTTATTAATCGATTCCTGCCACACTGGATACCACATGGACCAGCATTTAAACAGACATATTTTTGGATATTTGATGTTGATATCGTGGATGCTTTCAAATGTAAAACACTACCTCCAGTGTTACAAAAATGGGCaaaacgaacacgtaaaacaTGGCCATCACAAAGCACTATAGAAAAAGCGTTAGAACAAGGTTGTCATGTAATAAGTCTGCCTTCAAAAATTTCTTCTGATGAATTTACAGAGGTTGAGTTTAGACTCGGTTATGGGGCCATGGAAAAGATTCTAACAGAATCTCTTAGTGACTGTCAAAAACAATGTTATATCCTTCTTAAGATAATACTAAAAGAATACATAGAACCACGATTCCCTGGTGAAGATATTGTATCGTCGTATGTCATGAAGATGTTAATATTCTGGATTTCAGAGGAAACAGATTCAGATACTTGGCGTCCAGAGTGTCTTCTTGAATGTTTGGAGATGTGTCTAGGAAGGCTAATTGATTGGATTGAATCTGGTTATTGTCCGAACTTCTTTATTCCCGAATATAACTTATTTCGCACAAAACTTACAAGTATACACTCTAACAATTTTATCTGCTTGATGCGGAAAGTCGTGGATTTAAAATGGAAGGTATTGCTTCATTGTAAAACAATGCAATGGTTGAATTTATACATACAGAGTTTTGGTAGATAGCATTGTATCTTGTACAAAGAACAACTTTATTGAAATGTTGGTATAATGCTCTATATATGTCATTAACTAGACACGTTAGATTGAATAAAAATCCGTCCCTTAAATCTTTATTCTAGAATTCAATAATACTGATGATTACTTGGTCGACAATTTATGTccaatttgaaatttgttatggGCGATCGAACACTTATAACAAGACTTAAAACGTCTAATGAAAACGCATGCCTGGATATTtttcatctataaaaaaaatgaagaaagtcGGGCAAGTATTTGTTCTCATTAAAAACAAACCCACAAATACATGATCATTCAGATAGAGTATGTCCAGGTAACCAAGAACAATGGTCCAAAATAAATTTTACAGGAAACTGAAACAAGGATGTATGACTTAATTCTTAACTTTGAACCTAAGATAAGATAAAAGAGTCATGTTATCACAAGCGTACACCATTTAATCTCATTTTTGTTCAATACATTTGCTATTCTAATATCGCAAAGCACAGTTTAACCTTCGATACACAGCAAAAGTTAACACTTCATAGCAAGTTCAGACCGTTCCCTATCAACGTGTATAAGTTCGATGTTTTGTTCAAATATCGATTATACTGTGCATTCATATGTAAGAATTAACACAGCTACGATTCCTGAAAGCCGCTACTGAACACCTCAATGTTCTTAAAATGCATTTGTTTCctttattgcacaatattgcttGCTGCATCTAGTGAACGTTCAACCGCATATGATTCTTGTCTTTTAATTAGTGCTCTTACAACCTTAGGAGGATTAAATATCAACTATTGTGACAATGCTTATTTTAATGGCGAGAACAAAATTATCTATGGATGTCTGGTATAATTGTATGTTCCTttgaggttgcactttgtaaaaatAGTTGTTTCACAAGACACACCACTTGAGAAGATGCTTAATATTCATAGAATATTGTTTTTACCTAACGATGGAATCCGTGTGTCATATCATAGAGAAATGCCttttatcaatataaatacaGTTGTAATTGTTGTAACCGAATTCTCAGAAAAAACGCAACACAATAAAGAGGGAAGAGGGCGGATTTTTAGTACagcatttatttataacttaCAACTTTAAGATATTCAAAGGTGAGAATTTTCTATTCCAAGATGTAATCGCTAACAAAACTTCgtatatatattcattgtatGTTTTTTCAGAAGTGCAATATTCAGAGCTATATTTCCATCTATGTGTAACCTCTgatattaatataaaaagaaattctAGGCGTATACATGAACAAATATTGAAGTATTGATTATTGTCTTGACCggccagaaaaaaaaaatcatgtaacaATAAGAAACAATAGAaccttataaaggcaacagtagtataccactgtttgaaattcataaatcgataaagaaaaaacaagtccgagtcacaaaccaaaactgagggaaacgcatcaaatataagagaacaacggcACAACAGAAACATACCATtgaaatataacacacacagaaacgaagtataatataacaatggtcatttccctgacttggtacatgaagGTTATTTGGTTCAATCCCTCTACGACGATGTTTATGAACTTTGAAGTTTTGCAAAGTTGCTTGATAAAGTTTATGATTATGTCAGTTTTAGATGAATCAATGATGGTACATTAATATTTGGTATGCATTCGATTAAGCGTACGAACATCTCATGTCCAGGTAGATTATTTGGTTTCATCCTTTCTCCATGGGGATTATAACCCAAACCCTCTTTTAGTTGTGGTTCAGTGATTTTGAAACCTCTGAAAAGTTTACAAGGTCAAGTAGTTGAAGGGGAATCTTTGATTATATTTCATTATATGTGGTATACACTCGTAGTGTAATGGTACATTTCAGAACTAGaattcattgactttgaaatgtTGCATAGTTTTTTTACTTAAAGTGTTGCTATGTCAacttcaacatttgcataattgAATAAAGGAAGTTCGACCAGTATAATTTTCAGTTttgaatattttctgtttttttaaatgagataGTCGCTACACGTACAGGTTATAACAGTCAACACATTTACAGTAAgttttacttttttgaaattgaaaatgtattGAAGAAGTACTTAATGcttatggcgtactaaattataatcctggtacctttgataactattatgatgAGTATAAAATCGTCCATTcgtgtttttctttttaatcttttgaaattcatttttgattccattaaattaaacaaaaacgaCATTTGAATTTAACTGCTCCTTtcgatttttaattttttcattctttcattttcGCCGATTTTAAACTTGTTTATAAttctatttacagtatatagctcttcatcttttatataagcttttgatttcaaatattttggccacgagcatcactgaagagacatgtattgtcgaaatgcgcatctggtgcaagaaaattggtaccgttaattttattaacatcGGTGAGTAAATACTGGCCATACATATCGAAAGGTCAGTGCAGATATTTGCGAGAAAGGTATACTTATTTTTTCTAAACAAATTAATATTGAATGCCTTTGCAACGATATGTCCGCAATATTGATAGATGAAACTTTTAACTGCTGCCCGAAATACTTTTATCAGTtgtaaggtgtaataccactatTGACGTTCCCATacaagtctttgttaaatttgcacttttcaaaaaattgtgcagaatttatctttgtttcgaataaagaaatacttggcatgagtgaAGTTTTATCCTCTTAAGTAAAGTACCTTTAATTGTTTTAAAGTGAGTGTTGTTTCTCTAGTACGTCATTGACTTTTTATTCTGATTTTACGGATGTTTTTATATCTATTTCATTTTCATCACTTAAATGCTTTATCTATACTTATTTTATTTTCCGTTGTTATGTACCCTTTCTTTGTTCACAGATAGAAACATCGAAGAATGGAGGATTAAATTCTAATAAAATAAGGTTACCCCGTATAGTGTCAGTTGATTATCAGACATCGTTAGGGATTGTATATATCATATTGTAATGTGTTATTCATTTGAAAGTTCCTTTAATAGcgtttgttttatcaatttacaCTTTTTTTACGAAAGACACAGGAAAATTAGGAGCTGGACATATCGAGGTTGGACTAGCAATAAAAGCAGGTTTAACCACAATATTCCTGTACGAAGGTAGAACTGTGGCAGCTGTTCACaaatagtctgtttcaaaaaaacttttgtgttgttttttttcagttcagTGTTCTGATGTTTTCTTCTTAAAGTCTATGTGTTTACCTCGGTATTAGGTTTCAGCCCTGATTTATTTTCTCATAAttgatttataacttttaaacagTTGTTGACTACTGCCTTTAATGTATAaacttttcctcggagttcgtgTAAGTCATCTACCAACAACTGTCATGATCGACGAAAACATGGTAAAGTATGAAACAAAACACTTGTGTCCTATATGTTAACATTATtcttcaaacaaattaaaaaaaaaacaattcttttgTGTAATTATCGGTCATTAGGTAGTTACAGGAAGTGaaagaaaattaattaaaattcaatttaaaaaaaacatcctcGTTTCAACTTTCTGTTGTAGATATAGTTCTCTTCCTATTCAGGTTATTACAACCAGCAAGTAAGTATTCCTCAGCTGTTGTTCACATTCATGTAATACATGCTGATATAATTGTAATGTATGTAAATATACATACAACTTTCTTCTCTTCAAggtaaacattacaataatttacTTCATGTATGTTGGATTGTAATGTTGCGTTTCTAAGCTGTTTGAAAAGTCTCATTAAAACAATTTATCCAAAGtttacaaaaaatttaacacacatGTAACAGCTAGAAATTTTTCCCACCTGCATcttcataattaaaaaatatggaaagtcatgtttttgtaatgacaatgttaaagacagctgataaattttaaatttttttgggtCAAGCCGAAGACATTCGGTCTACTTGTTAGACTTACAGTGGAACACAGTATCCCCTGTAAGGATTGTTAtatcaataattttatatttcacaGGTTACTTAGTAAACAGAAAAGACAATGCAGATTGCAATTGTTAATTTGTTACTTGTATCCACTTTCTTATGTGTCACGACGGATTCCACTGTGGCCTTGTCTTATGTGTGTACATTCAATATACATTGCCGCTGCTATAATGAAGTAGGAACAGAAAACTTACATGTGGATTGCACAAACGGTAAAATGTCGAAAATTCCAAAATGTCCACCGAATACTTACATTTTAAATCTGCAAAATAACCGTATACGCGTAATAAGCGATAACGCATATCAGTCTTTATCGAATCTGTCAATCTTGGATTTATCATACAACAAAATCAAAGGTATAAAATTACACTCTTTTGGTGGATTAGGAAAACTGAATGAGTTAAACTTAAATTACAATCCTTTAGAATATACAAAATTTCCAAACGAAAGTTTCATCCCATTGGTATCACTAAGACGTCTTtgcattaaaagtaaaattttcatgGCAGCTGTTAGTTCTATTTTCTCAGATAAAACGATATCCCATTTGAAATTCACTGGAGAAATTGGAAATAGATGTTCCTGCAATGTATCAAAAACGTGATATATTTGGTGAAGgatataaatatttaattcatcttCGTTCTTTAAATGTAGGCGCGTGTGATGATTTACTGATCAATGCACAAATCTTCGagtatatgccacttttaacacATATTTCATTTGACGAAAAGTGTAAGATTCATATCACACCTGGTGGACATCGAAGTTTGAAGAACATCAAAGAATTTTACGTTCATCGTTTAGTTGACACGCTACTTCCATATCTTAATAACTTTACAAATGAATTGAGGCTGACTCCAGTCGAAACATTGTCATTTCAAAACACTTTTGCAGAGGGTTTTGAAGACCGTTACTATCCATGGAATCCGATAAGTAGAAATTTGCAGAACTCGTCTTTAAAAGAACTGCTGATGACTGAAAATAAACTTGGAGAAAGTTTTCCCGTATCTAAACTCGATCCTCCTCCTTCAAGTTTACAAGCGCTGAAACTTTCCAGCAATAAACTCGAAAAGTTTTCGTTAGATTTAGGAAATATTCGAAATCTCAGTCTACAAAATAATCATCTAGGAGGATTTCTTAGTACTCATAGTTATAAACTGTCGAAAGAATCTAGCAGTATTGAGTACATAGATTTATCAGCGAATAGTATTGAAAAGCTTACATTTATAGTATTCAAGGGCCaaccaaatttaaaacatatcaatCTTAGTCATAACAAGTTGCAAAAGGTTACTTTTGATGTTTCTCGACTGAAGAGTCTTCGATATTTGGATTTATCAACAAACAATTTTACGACATTAGACGAGAAAGCAATGTCATTATTCGACGGTCTGTCTAAAAAGACGTTCTTTACTATCAATTTACGAAATAATGCATTACAATGTACCTGCATCACATTGTCATTTCTCAAGTGGATTTCCGAAACAAGAGTTGAGTTGCTGGTTGCTGCTAAATGATAAGTGTTCTTTAATAGATGGCGCCCTTGTAAGTTTAAACCGATAGATTCAATAATAAAATGACTACAGAATGAGTGTAGTACATATACGTACTTAGCAATTGTTTTGGCTATATTATTGGTAGTTATCTTAGCCATTCTTATTTTGGCTTTAGTGTATAAGTACAGATGGAAACTTCGATACATGTTTTACCTTGCCAAAAGTAAACACTACAATTACAAGGTTTTCATAGACAACGGCGAATACACTTACGATGCTTTTATATCGTATTGTGATGATGATAGAGCATTTGTATTAAAAGATTGCATTGCAAATTTAGAAACAGAAGGGAACGCTAAATTATGCGTACACCAACGAGACTTCATACCAGGCCAAGAGATAACAGTCAACATTACAAACGCTATCCATGACAGCAGAAAGACGGTTTGTATAATAACAAGAAAGTTTTTTGAGTCTTACTACTGTATGTTTGAATTTAATATGGCCCGAATGGAAAACATTTATTCTCGGGATGGAAGAAATGTAATTTTCCTAGTATTTCTGGAGCAAATTCAACCAAAAGAAATGCCACTTATGATGCTGGAACTTATAGAGAAACAGTCTTACATTGAATATCCCAATGACGAAGAAGGAAATATTGTATTCTGGGAAAAAATTAAAGAAGCTATTCATTCATGACATTTGTTGTAATATCGAGTTCgttctcaaatttattttttttaaattcaatttcattacgtttttaaatcaatatgaggAAATAACAAGCAAAAAAAAGAGTTGTATAAGTTTAATAGATAATGCAAATCACCAATTCCTCGATCAGTACACATTTTACAAATCCTCAAAAGAGGATGCTACGGTAGTTTGCGGTTATTTTGGTTGTACAAAAGGGTTAGCCTAAACAtgctaacatgttcaaccccgccacgTTCTctatgtatttgcctgtcccaagacaggtGGTCCGAGttcacagttatcgtcctttgatattcggtgtccacaaatatagtccctagtgtggacagtgtgttacttgccaattttttttgGAGCGATtccaatattattttttcatgtttaatgcctcatatagcaagtaggGTGAtgaaactacactgtaaaaaaatgtgGGTCATgaatttgaaagtcaagtagtgatttggtccagctaaaaaggttaaaaattagcattttggaagctgtcaaaagattccAAAACCTCCTTAACaaaaaattgtccatattttgagttagagctgatgtagttttctataaatttgatataatttgtcccaaaagtagtacaacacactgtaaaaatattattaagaaaGCGCAggtgagatttttttaattttcatttgttcCTAAAgaaaatgcactacgaaataactgtggtctcggaccagGTGCCTGTTATTCAGTAGTTGACGTTACTTTatgagttacatatttgtttttcgttaatttttttgtacattgattaggccgtcagttttctcgtttaaaattgttttatacagtcatttaggggccttttatagctgactatgcggtatgggctttgctcattgatgaaagccgtacagtgacctataatgttaatttctgtgtcattttggtctcatgtggagagttgtctcattagcaatcataccacatcttcttttttatataagattaTATAAATTTCTGGTTTCACCTGCCGCTTATCAAACCCATAACATTCCGCATTCGAAGCGAGCACCATCAATTGATTCTAAATTTTGCTGAGATGTCATCaaaatgatatttgaaaacaaaacacgTTATAAATAAAACTTATACGTGCACTcattgaatttcaaaattatgtaaTTTCAAAAAAAGAATGGTCCGCTGAGCTAGTTGACACGGTGTATAGAAGATTCCTGTTAACTATTATAACACACTATAACTTTTTTAGTTACCAAATAAATTATGTTGCAACATCGTACATGTGTTTCAATATCAGTATAAAGAGCATGTCATCTTAAACGTGTCAAAGCAACGCCATTACacattagctgtatttgaaaaaaaaaaacgataaagcTAATCCGCAGTTTAAACTAACAATCAAAACAGCAGTGTAAATAAGAAAATACCCGCAAGACCAATACTGATGCAAAATAGTAAACATATCATTTTTTCACTTCccttaaagattttttttctgaataccATTTAGAATAAACTACATGTATTGTTTCCTTCACATGTCAGTGTTTTTATATTCTCTCTTTCAATTTCTCATTAGAAAACCAAAAAactcaatattaaaaaataatcatagctttaaaaatcaagttaaaaaaaaataactacaaaaCACTATTTGTCGTATTAGTTATACGGTTATTTGAAAGCAACTATTTGTTTTACGAATTTGtgttaaataaactgaaaaaaggGAGCACTTAAACATAACTTTGTTTGTAAGTATCTTGTCTTGTCTTTAAAATTATGAGATGTAatgtcattgttttgttttttagataaaaataaaactatctgAACCTTTCtcaatgtgatttttttctacaCAAAATATATCCGTAGCAGTTTCAAGCGATTATAACTTACCATACACGTACAGAAAATAAGGTGTTCGTTGATCGCAACCACTGTATCATATATTGTTTGATGTCGCAAAAACATTAAGACTGAATGTTAAGCTTGCACCTTTTAAATCAATCAATAACATACAAGagctttttgtaaaattttaaaaacaatcaaGTATAAATGgcaattaaattttgaaactttttacTGATTCATTCATCAAATAAAATCATAATATTGTTCTTCCCTGGAAGATATTTGAACTCATGCTACTGTCATAttgtggcaccaaatcgcctagCACTATGCCCGACGAGCTAGACTACCGAggttctccaaaaaaaaaaaatgctttcgatGGCAGGGTTACCTTTCCTTCTCAGTTTTAATCTATCGActtaacacagtacatgataaaTAAGGCATGAAGATTGAAATTTTACAAACCAGCTGAATTATCTTTCGTAGAGGATCTTACAAAATTCATATGGGaagcagtcacagaaataattatattataagaacGTTTGAACCAGTGACAATCGACGTCAtatgttattcaaatatttttacacaaatgagacaaaagaacaaaaatttgccTCCGCAATtttcagatctaacattgttttcCTGATATTAggacgaattatatatatacagaatgtgttttAGCCT contains:
- the LOC139516798 gene encoding uncharacterized protein → MSAHTQNCSMGSLLSKESTVIKDKYVKTKEQEADISIKVSEFIAKIIATPPLKLKLIDIYHGIYERLCGPWGRVTGSYADSLSMSTSDVDIILDNISVNSSPEMTMNNSCTMELVIFTEDNAIPPGCCWLRAYQKVAFVEKYVPSDSTSFPFVRVNGLTKQVTDAEWNLVDIKGYKCLSCRNINEQRAKSGLTSFPFINRFLPHWIPHGPAFKQTYFWIFDVDIVDAFKCKTLPPVLQKWAKRTRKTWPSQSTIEKALEQGCHVISLPSKISSDEFTEVEFRLGYGAMEKILTESLSDCQKQCYILLKIILKEYIEPRFPGEDIVSSYVMKMLIFWISEETDSDTWRPECLLECLEMCLGRLIDWIESGYCPNFFIPEYNLFRTKLTSIHSNNFICLMRKVVDLKWKVLLHCKTMQWLNLYIQSFGR